Proteins from a genomic interval of Chroococcidiopsis thermalis PCC 7203:
- a CDS encoding M23 family metallopeptidase — MNQLTGSREQRAGSREPESKGQGRQGRQERQGSGQPTTSYQLPTTNYQLPVLHCFLLSLGVALVSALPAQALQVRVAPTKPHLGDTLSVVVRPNNPDINVSPIVTVNRKTYPAFVIAPGVFRAFVPTTPLQKVGKREIQISSEGKVRNIAVWVANRKFPVQRINFRPGKAGLEATELELSRVAAFKSLVTPQKFWNGPFLKPNRGRVSTIYGVRRYYNGKFAKDYYHRGVDYAGPVGSPVVAPAAGRVSLIGLESQGFRVHGNIIGLDHGQGVTSVFLHLSRIYVREGDIVRAGQPIGAVGSTGASTGPHLHWGFYVQGEAVDPTTWREQGMN, encoded by the coding sequence ATGAATCAATTAACAGGGAGCAGGGAGCAGAGAGCAGGGAGCAGGGAGCCGGAAAGCAAAGGACAAGGGAGACAAGGGAGACAAGAGAGACAAGGGAGCGGTCAACCAACTACCAGCTACCAACTACCAACTACCAATTACCAATTACCAGTTCTCCACTGCTTTCTACTCTCACTGGGTGTTGCCTTAGTCTCAGCCTTACCAGCCCAAGCCTTGCAGGTACGGGTCGCTCCCACTAAGCCTCATTTAGGCGATACGCTGTCGGTAGTCGTCAGACCAAACAACCCCGATATCAACGTCAGCCCTATCGTGACTGTCAATCGCAAAACTTATCCAGCTTTCGTCATTGCTCCTGGTGTATTTCGCGCTTTTGTTCCTACCACACCTTTACAAAAAGTAGGAAAAAGAGAGATTCAGATCAGCAGTGAAGGTAAAGTTAGAAATATAGCCGTATGGGTGGCAAATCGTAAATTTCCCGTGCAGAGAATCAACTTTCGACCCGGGAAGGCTGGGCTAGAAGCAACCGAACTCGAACTGAGTCGGGTAGCAGCTTTTAAATCGCTCGTTACCCCGCAAAAATTTTGGAATGGTCCTTTTCTTAAGCCCAATCGCGGCAGAGTCAGCACGATTTACGGAGTGCGGCGCTATTACAATGGCAAATTTGCTAAAGATTACTACCATCGTGGCGTTGACTATGCAGGTCCGGTAGGTTCTCCCGTAGTTGCGCCTGCCGCAGGGCGAGTTTCCTTAATCGGTTTAGAATCTCAAGGGTTTCGAGTTCACGGTAATATAATTGGACTCGATCACGGTCAAGGAGTAACGAGTGTTTTCCTGCACTTAAGCCGAATCTATGTCAGAGAAGGAGATATTGTTAGAGCCGGACAACCGATTGGCGCGGTAGGTTCGACGGGGGCTTCAACTGGACCCCATTTGCATTGGGGATTTTACGTTCAAGGGGAAGCAGTCGATCCGACAACTTGGCGGGAACAAGGAATGAATTAG